Proteins encoded in a region of the Triticum dicoccoides isolate Atlit2015 ecotype Zavitan chromosome 3A, WEW_v2.0, whole genome shotgun sequence genome:
- the LOC119267623 gene encoding nodulin-related protein 1-like — protein MEGEKNSSGDLMSSSKLVAEAAKTAYEQKSVEGIDKEKVAGASAEMLDSAAKYGKLEDKPVGQYLEKAEGYLKQYSSGGTEKEKTDAPAAADAPKPDAPKEAAPAPAAEEEKASDGFGLDDVMKGAASLSGKKSGEEEKESGGGGGFMKMAQGFMK, from the coding sequence ATGGAGGGTGAGAAGAACTCGTCCGGGGACCTGATGTCCAGCAGCAAGCTGGTCGCGGAGGCCGCCAAGACAGCCTACGAGCAGAAGAGCGTCGAGGGCATCGACAAGGAAAAGGTAGCCGGCGCCTCCGCCGAGATGCTGGACTCCGCCGCCAAGTACGGCAAGCTGGAGGACAAGCCGGTGGGACAGTACCTCGAGAAGGCCGAGGGGTACCTGAAACAGTACAGCTCCGGCGGCACCGAGAAGGAGAAAACCGACGCACCTGCTGCCGCTGACGCACCGAAGCCGGATGCACCCAAGGAGGCAGCGCCTGCACCCGCCGCGGAGGAAGAGAAAGCGTCCGATGGGTTCGGTCTCGACGACGTCATGAAGGGGGCTGCATCGCTGTCCGGGAAGAAGAGtggcgaggaggagaaggagagcggcggcggcggcgggttcaTGAAGATGGCTCAGGGGTTCATGAAGTAG